From Clostridiales bacterium, one genomic window encodes:
- the greA gene encoding transcription elongation factor GreA — protein sequence MPQEITAEGKKKLEERLSYLKNVARREVAERIKEAREFGDISENAEYDAAKEEQAMIEGEIFEIEAKLRTAIVIEDGKHDIDTVGVGSTVKILDMDTNETFTYKIVGTVESDPDQNKLSKESPVGKALLGHKKNDIVEVTVPSGKIKFKILKIS from the coding sequence ATGCCGCAAGAAATTACCGCCGAAGGCAAGAAAAAGCTTGAAGAGAGATTAAGCTATTTGAAAAATGTCGCAAGACGCGAAGTCGCCGAGCGCATCAAAGAGGCCAGAGAATTCGGCGATATCAGCGAAAACGCGGAATATGACGCCGCAAAAGAAGAGCAAGCGATGATTGAGGGGGAAATTTTTGAAATTGAGGCCAAACTTCGCACAGCCATTGTCATTGAAGACGGAAAGCACGATATTGACACCGTGGGCGTAGGCAGCACGGTGAAGATTTTGGACATGGATACGAACGAGACTTTTACTTATAAGATAGTCGGCACTGTTGAGAGCGACCCCGACCAAAACAAGTTGAGCAAAGAATCGCCCGTGGGCAAAGCGCTTTTGGGCCATAAGAAAAACGATATAGTGGAAGTTACCGTGCCCTCGGGAAAAATCAAGTTTAAGATTTTGAAAATCAGTTAA
- the lysS gene encoding lysine--tRNA ligase, whose amino-acid sequence MSNDLQTQATQDQNEIYLQRKEKLQALIKEGKNPFEKTRFDKTHYSLDIIKRFEELEGQEVKVAGRMITRRIMGKASFAHLQDNLGKIQIYIRADTPDIDYNEFKKWDIGDILGVCGKVFKTQKGEISVHAEKIELLSKSLLPLPEKYHGLRDTDLRYRQRYLDLIANPEVKEAFVTRSKIITAIRQYLDLEGFLEVETPILNTIVGGANARPFETYHNTLGLKMYMRIAPELYLKRLIVGGLEKVYELGRMFRNEGMSVKHNPEFTMVELYAAYKDYNDMMALTENIYSYVLDKLGFDKTITYNGEQINLATPFRRLSMIDAVKEYVGIDFSKTDDIKKLNQEVQAKGVQTEADTWGGLLYDAFDQLVEACLIQPVFIIDYPVEVSPLAKKKPTDPRLTERFELFICGREMANAYSELNDPIDQRTRFLEQAQKRIEGDEEAHMNDEDFVTALEYGMPPTGGLGIGIDRLVMLLTDSPSIRDVILFPTMKPKKE is encoded by the coding sequence ATGTCAAACGATCTACAAACGCAAGCAACCCAAGACCAAAACGAGATTTATCTACAAAGAAAGGAAAAGCTGCAGGCGCTTATCAAAGAGGGAAAAAACCCCTTTGAGAAAACGCGGTTTGACAAGACGCATTATTCTTTGGATATTATCAAGCGTTTTGAAGAGCTTGAAGGCCAAGAGGTCAAGGTTGCCGGCCGTATGATTACTAGACGGATTATGGGCAAGGCAAGCTTTGCGCATTTGCAGGACAATTTGGGCAAAATCCAAATCTATATCCGTGCCGATACGCCCGATATTGACTATAACGAGTTCAAAAAATGGGACATAGGCGATATTTTGGGCGTTTGCGGAAAAGTGTTTAAGACCCAAAAAGGCGAAATAAGCGTCCATGCCGAAAAGATAGAGCTTCTGAGCAAGTCCCTATTGCCCTTGCCCGAGAAATATCACGGGCTTAGGGATACCGACCTTCGTTACCGCCAAAGATATTTGGACTTGATTGCCAATCCGGAAGTCAAAGAGGCGTTCGTGACAAGAAGCAAGATAATTACGGCAATCAGGCAGTATCTGGACTTAGAAGGATTTTTGGAAGTGGAAACGCCCATACTAAACACAATAGTGGGCGGGGCTAACGCGCGGCCTTTTGAGACTTACCACAACACGCTGGGGCTTAAGATGTATATGCGCATCGCGCCCGAACTATATCTAAAAAGGCTAATCGTGGGCGGGTTAGAAAAGGTATACGAGCTTGGCAGGATGTTTCGCAACGAAGGCATGAGCGTCAAGCACAATCCCGAGTTTACCATGGTTGAATTATATGCCGCGTATAAAGATTACAACGATATGATGGCGTTGACAGAAAATATATATAGCTATGTTTTGGACAAGCTGGGTTTTGACAAAACAATAACTTACAACGGCGAGCAAATCAATCTTGCGACGCCGTTTAGAAGGCTGTCCATGATTGACGCCGTAAAAGAATATGTCGGAATTGATTTTTCCAAAACCGACGATATAAAAAAATTAAACCAAGAGGTCCAAGCCAAAGGCGTCCAAACCGAAGCCGATACTTGGGGCGGCTTGCTGTATGACGCTTTTGACCAGCTGGTAGAGGCTTGCCTTATACAGCCTGTATTTATTATTGATTATCCCGTAGAAGTGTCGCCTCTTGCCAAGAAAAAGCCGACTGATCCAAGACTAACCGAGCGGTTTGAGCTGTTTATTTGCGGCAGGGAAATGGCCAACGCTTACAGCGAGCTTAACGACCCTATAGACCAAAGAACAAGGTTTTTGGAACAAGCCCAAAAGAGAATAGAAGGCGATGAGGAAGCGCATATGAACGACGAGGATTTTGTGACGGCGCTTGAATACGGAATGCCGCCCACGGGCGGATTGGGCATAGGAATAGACAGGCTTGTTATGCTTTTGACCGACAGCCCGTCAATAAGGGATGTTATTTTATTTCCGACAATGAAACCCAAAAAAGAATGA
- a CDS encoding dTMP kinase: MKAKFITIEGCDGSGKSTQKRLLLQYLKSRNIEAVDTREPGGTPEAEKIRELILDTSLSKMSGVTELLLYTASRVEHVQGLILPSLKAGKFVVCDRFIDSTLAYQGYARGLGVDFVKAIFELTTPNCWPDATIFLDVSPHIAFLRKGGRDARDRMENEALSFHQKVYQGFLNLKEQYKDRIISIDASGEKEQTSALIIKALMDRGVF; encoded by the coding sequence ATGAAAGCAAAATTTATCACAATAGAGGGCTGCGACGGCAGCGGCAAGTCCACGCAAAAAAGGCTTTTGCTGCAATATTTAAAAAGCCGCAATATTGAGGCGGTGGATACCCGCGAGCCCGGCGGCACGCCTGAAGCCGAAAAAATCCGCGAGCTTATTTTGGACACAAGCCTGTCTAAGATGTCGGGCGTTACCGAGCTATTGCTGTATACCGCTTCCAGAGTGGAGCATGTGCAAGGGCTAATTTTGCCGTCTTTAAAGGCGGGCAAATTTGTGGTCTGCGACAGGTTTATAGATTCTACGCTAGCCTATCAGGGTTATGCGAGGGGCTTGGGCGTTGACTTTGTCAAGGCGATTTTTGAGCTTACCACGCCCAATTGCTGGCCCGATGCGACTATTTTTTTGGATGTTTCGCCCCATATCGCTTTTTTAAGGAAGGGCGGCCGGGACGCGCGCGACCGTATGGAAAACGAAGCCCTTAGCTTTCACCAAAAAGTTTATCAAGGGTTTTTAAACCTAAAAGAACAATACAAAGACCGCATAATCAGCATAGACGCCTCGGGCGAAAAAGAGCAAACATCAGCCTTAATAATAAAGGCGCTTATGGATAGGGGCGTTTTTTAG
- a CDS encoding DNA polymerase III subunit: MIKYQNLFQKTRVYKTIDNDLKLDNLSHSYLIITDDNEVKHNLSAFLLARIFCAQGISPCGGCPSCQKVISKTHTDIHYYEGKITVEDIAKIIGQSALKPYSADKNVFVIYDLQDMNIPAQNKLLKTLEEPQKGVVFLMFAADASMVLPTVLSRSQVFYFEKFSAIDIQNQLSAQFDQDDAFIAASISGGRLDTAVKYLNDDEYRAMYDLAFEIINNMQKSADILDYYQKVERHKNRLKEFLELFYIAIRDIMVIQCADIDLVLCKNRINDIMVAASSISLKAATQILDLIVRMRQRLFYSGNLVSVIDELLFSYLEVKALCQ, translated from the coding sequence ATGATAAAATATCAAAATCTATTCCAAAAAACGCGAGTTTATAAAACAATAGACAACGACCTAAAGCTTGATAATCTATCCCATAGTTATCTAATAATTACCGACGATAACGAGGTAAAACATAATTTAAGCGCGTTTTTGCTTGCGCGTATTTTTTGCGCCCAAGGCATCAGCCCTTGCGGGGGATGCCCTTCTTGCCAAAAAGTAATTTCCAAGACGCATACGGACATCCATTATTACGAGGGCAAAATTACGGTAGAAGATATCGCCAAAATAATAGGGCAAAGCGCCCTAAAGCCTTACAGCGCCGATAAAAACGTATTTGTCATCTATGACCTGCAAGATATGAACATACCCGCCCAAAACAAGCTTCTTAAAACTTTGGAAGAGCCCCAAAAAGGCGTCGTGTTCTTAATGTTCGCGGCTGACGCGTCTATGGTCTTGCCCACCGTTTTGTCCCGCTCGCAGGTTTTTTATTTTGAAAAATTCAGCGCGATAGATATCCAAAATCAGCTAAGCGCCCAGTTTGACCAAGACGATGCGTTTATAGCCGCCTCAATCAGCGGCGGAAGGCTGGATACCGCCGTCAAATATCTAAACGACGACGAATACAGGGCGATGTATGACTTGGCGTTTGAGATTATCAACAACATGCAAAAAAGCGCCGATATTTTGGATTACTATCAGAAAGTGGAAAGGCACAAAAACCGCCTAAAAGAATTTTTGGAATTGTTTTATATCGCCATCAGGGATATTATGGTAATTCAGTGCGCGGATATAGATTTGGTGTTGTGCAAAAACAGGATTAATGATATAATGGTTGCGGCTTCAAGTATATCATTAAAAGCGGCGACGCAAATACTTGACTTGATTGTCCGCATGCGGCAGCGGTTATTTTACAGCGGCAATCTGGTTTCCGTGATAGACGAATTGTTGTTTTCTTATCTGGAGGTTAAGGCATTATGCCAATAA
- a CDS encoding stage 0 sporulation family protein, with amino-acid sequence MPIIAGVKFKKTNKIYYFSPENLELNEGDGVIVETARGIEYGTIVITPREVDESKIVQPLKPILRKATEEDIQKLKEQEAKIPEALKIAEEKIKKHNLEMKLIDVEYTFDGNKIIFYFTADGRVDFRELVKDLAYAFKIRIELRQIGVRDECKMVGGLGPCGRECCCVAHLSEYSKVNIKMAKNQGLSLNPSKISGLCGRLMCCLEYENEHYLETAQRMPKINSEVITPQGPGIVVYNNMIKEIVKVKVLVKDDYEIMDFKLEDITAKETLAEELDQEVIIDESIQSLID; translated from the coding sequence ATGCCAATAATAGCAGGAGTTAAATTTAAAAAGACCAATAAAATATATTATTTCTCGCCCGAAAATCTAGAACTTAACGAGGGCGACGGCGTTATAGTTGAAACTGCGCGCGGCATTGAATACGGCACAATCGTGATAACCCCGCGCGAAGTTGACGAGAGCAAGATTGTCCAGCCCCTAAAGCCCATCTTAAGAAAGGCGACTGAAGAAGATATACAAAAACTAAAAGAACAAGAAGCAAAAATCCCAGAAGCTCTCAAAATCGCCGAAGAAAAAATCAAAAAGCACAATTTGGAAATGAAGTTGATTGATGTGGAATACACATTTGACGGCAATAAGATAATCTTTTATTTTACCGCGGACGGAAGGGTGGATTTTAGGGAGCTTGTCAAGGATTTGGCTTATGCCTTCAAAATCCGCATAGAGTTAAGGCAAATAGGCGTGCGCGACGAGTGCAAGATGGTAGGCGGCCTCGGCCCTTGCGGTCGGGAATGCTGCTGCGTGGCGCATCTGTCCGAATATAGCAAAGTCAATATCAAAATGGCAAAAAACCAAGGGCTGTCTTTAAACCCGTCCAAGATAAGCGGGCTTTGCGGCAGGCTGATGTGCTGTTTGGAATACGAAAACGAGCATTATCTGGAAACTGCCCAGCGCATGCCCAAAATAAACAGCGAGGTCATTACCCCTCAAGGCCCGGGAATTGTGGTCTATAACAATATGATAAAAGAAATTGTCAAAGTCAAAGTTTTGGTAAAAGACGATTATGAGATTATGGACTTTAAGCTGGAAGATATCACAGCGAAGGAAACTTTGGCCGAAGAACTGGACCAAGAAGTAATCATAGACGAGAGCATACAAAGCCTTATTGATTGA
- a CDS encoding 4Fe-4S binding protein, which translates to MAYKISEECISCGSCVSECPVEAIYEGETQYIIDGETCIDCGSCAEVCPVGAISAD; encoded by the coding sequence ATGGCATACAAAATCAGCGAAGAGTGTATTTCTTGCGGCAGCTGCGTTTCAGAGTGCCCGGTTGAAGCTATTTACGAAGGCGAAACCCAATATATCATAGACGGGGAAACTTGCATTGACTGCGGCAGTTGCGCGGAAGTTTGCCCCGTAGGAGCTATTTCGGCCGACTAA